In Spirochaetales bacterium, the sequence GTTTTCCTCTGCAAGCCGACGGCGGTTATCATGGTCGGACCGGTGGCGGTCACGGTCTCCGTCCCCTGCTATCTGGGATACAAGGCCTCGGCTTCGGCGAAATGCAGGCTGTCCCAGTCCGTCGATTATAACGGGGAAATCGGTTTCAAGGGATTGAAAGTCAAAGGATATGTCGACTGGTGCATACCGAAATTGTCCGTCAACACTCCGACCGTCGTGAGCAACCATTCGATCACGGTGAATCCCCCGGCGTTCACCGCGGCCGCAAAGGGGAATTTCTACCCCTACCTCTATGTGGTTCCGGATATTGCGCCCGGAGGAGTCGTTCATATCAAGGAACCGACAAAAATCGGTCTCGACGTAAACGCTTCGCTTAACACCTATTGTACGACGACCAAATACTATTATTACAATTACGGCCTTCAGGTGGGTTACACGACGGTATGCAGTTCGGAAGTATATGCGACCGCCGATTTTCTGGTTCTTTCCAACCCGGCTTTGAAACTCGATTTCGGGTTGTTCGATTTGAGTGCGAACATCCCGATTAATATCGAATACAGACGCCGGATGGGATCGTGGACGTATAAATTCTAGCCCGCATGTGAAGCATCAGACGGATGCTGTATGGGAAGCAGGATGCGGTATGGGCCGGCTGCTTCCCTTTTTTATTTGTCGTTAAGGTCGATAAAATGAAAAGAATTACGCCGCGCCGGAGTGGGGCGGGTTATTCGTCTTTCAACTCTTCGAAGATGGTATCGAACTCTTTCTCGATTCTCAAAAACCGTACGACAAGATCCGGATCGAAATGGGTTCCCTTTGCTTCGACAATATGATTCTTTGCGTGATCATGGGAAAAGGATTTTTTGTAAGGCCGTTTCATTCTGAGGGCGTCGTAGGTATCGGCTATCGCCACGATTCGAGCCGAAAGCGGAATCATCTCTTCGACAAGGCCGTATGGGTACCCGTCGCCGTTCCACCACTCGTGATGGGAAAGGGCGATCTCCTTTGCCATCGGATTCGGGTATGTGTTGAGAAGATACGCACCATTGATCGTATGCTCCTCGAGGATCTTCCGTTCATCCGGATTGAGTCGATCGGGTTTTGTGAGAATATTATCCGGCGTGCCGATCTTGCCGACATCGTGCATGGCGGCGAGGAATCCGATATCCTCGATGAAGTCATGATTGATCTCATTGTAGTGGGGGTCGCCGTAGAGGGTAATGGCGAGTATTTTCGAGTAATTGTTGACGCGCGCGATATGATTACCCGTGTCGTTGTCCTTTAATCTGGAAGCCTCCAAAAGACTCAAGAAGGTGATTTTCAGGATTTCCTTGTACTCTTCACTGATATTATCGAAGAGACAGGCATAGGCGATCGGTGTCGATATCTCGCTCGATGCTTTGTAGATCGGAAGAATGATGACATTGACGACCATCGAAAGATTGTCCGCGTTCTTTACCTCGGTTTTCCCCTGCCAGTAGTAGCTCGCTTTTTGTGTTTTGATATTATGATTGAGTTCGTTCACCTTCTCCGTATCTTTTCCGTTTTTGAAAAAAAGCCTGTCAAAGCGGATACCGACATACTCATTATGGTCCCCGAAAAGGTTTGAAAATTTTTTGTTTATCCAGACAATACGCAGGGCGTTGTCGGTGATGATTAGCGGAATCGGTTGTTGGGAGTATATATTTATCCAATGTCGTGTGCCCTGTTCATTCAGGATCGATATATCGATTTTTTCACGTTCCGACTTCAATTCTTCAAGCTGCGTATACATCTCTGCATCTTTCATCCGGTGTATGGCCTTCCTTTTCCGTTCTCTAGTATATCACGTTTTCTATAATATACGAAAAAAAGGGGCCGAAAGCAATATGTGGAAAAATTTAAGTTGATCAACATGAGTACACGGCTTCCAGGGAAGTTATTCCTTGGAAGGCGGCATTTTTACTTTCTTTGTACAGGAAGACAGTCCGGTTGCGTGGAGAATTTCACCTGTACGTGACCTTATTGTATTGAAGAATCCGGCTGCTTCTCCATGCCTTTTTTTATTTCCGCTTCGCTTTTTCGCAGATATAGCGGGCCGAGCGTCGGTATATCCCCCTTTTGTTCCTTTTCGAACCGGCTTTCCCCAAGACGGAGAAGGGAAGAGGGATCGATCGTCGAAAAGCCGGGATCCAGCAGGAGATTTTGTGTTTCTTTTTTCCCCGCCTGATATATGACCATGGCCGCGGGACCGGTCAATACCACCTCACCGAAGGGAGAGAGTATGTGAAGAAGTTCCGGGATTCCGATATCGAGGTAATCGCCCGTCCGGATTCCACGCTCGTACAACGCGGCATAAAATCGGTTTTTTTTCGCGTCTATGACCGGAACGGTAATCCCCGAACGGACTTCACAACCGCTTGCAAGAACATCGAGTGTCGGGATACCGATGATCGGACATCCGGCCCCGTGGGCAAGACCTTTGGCGGTCGCAAGACCGATGCGCAGGCCGGTAAACGAGCCC encodes:
- a CDS encoding HD domain-containing protein, giving the protein MKDAEMYTQLEELKSEREKIDISILNEQGTRHWINIYSQQPIPLIITDNALRIVWINKKFSNLFGDHNEYVGIRFDRLFFKNGKDTEKVNELNHNIKTQKASYYWQGKTEVKNADNLSMVVNVIILPIYKASSEISTPIAYACLFDNISEEYKEILKITFLSLLEASRLKDNDTGNHIARVNNYSKILAITLYGDPHYNEINHDFIEDIGFLAAMHDVGKIGTPDNILTKPDRLNPDERKILEEHTINGAYLLNTYPNPMAKEIALSHHEWWNGDGYPYGLVEEMIPLSARIVAIADTYDALRMKRPYKKSFSHDHAKNHIVEAKGTHFDPDLVVRFLRIEKEFDTIFEELKDE
- the tsaB gene encoding tRNA (adenosine(37)-N6)-threonylcarbamoyltransferase complex dimerization subunit type 1 TsaB encodes the protein MNVCAIDSATETLGICLKTKDDTLISLSLKMGFKHARLLVPWLERLLEQASLEASDLDLVVCSIGPGSFTGLRIGLATAKGLAHGAGCPIIGIPTLDVLASGCEVRSGITVPVIDAKKNRFYAALYERGIRTGDYLDIGIPELLHILSPFGEVVLTGPAAMVIYQAGKKETQNLLLDPGFSTIDPSSLLRLGESRFEKEQKGDIPTLGPLYLRKSEAEIKKGMEKQPDSSIQ